The following coding sequences lie in one Populus nigra chromosome 15, ddPopNigr1.1, whole genome shotgun sequence genomic window:
- the LOC133673666 gene encoding topless-related protein 1-like gives MTSSLSRDLIFLILQFLDEEKFKETAHKLEQESGLFFNAKYFEELVLGGDWDEVEKYLSGFTKVDDNRYSMKIFFEIRKQKYLEALDKLDRTKAVDILMKDLKVFASFNEDLFKEITQLLTLDNFRENDQLSNYRDTKSARAIMLLELKKLMESNPLFRDKLQYPNIKNSRLRMLINQSLNWQHSLCGNPGQNPDIRTLFVDHSCRNANHAYPQLAASNHLIASAPKPEGFLSVVANGSFQPAPSPAPAAAPAPAPAPVPIPVQTPLTTWISNPATVTHPIVLGGGLNFIGPNPGVAMPKGHGDSDVSRPRVSGALDRVMLAGNSSGQNHYGLAFNMTEELPKTVARTLNQGSVPTSMDFHPIQQTLLLVGTGIGDITLWEVSSREKLESKSFQVWDIGASSMVLKASIMKDPSVSVKRVLWSPDGSLFGVAYSKHIVQIYTYYDGHGIRHHVEIDAHIGSVNDLAFCNPKQPAVITCGDDKTIRVWEVATGAELYTFKGHEAPVHSVCPHSRETVHFVFSTSVDGKIKAWLYDMMGSRVDYDAPGRSCSTMAYSADGKRLFSCGTNQDGESHMVEWNENEGTIKRTYQGFHKRSLGVVQFDTTKNRFLAVGDDYLIKFWDMDSPSLLTTIDAEGGLPTSPRIRFNKGGNLLAVSANDNRIKILATVDGLCLMRTFESHSLVASRVGIASEAPIKNGDSRSSEGVKTRVPEEVHPPKIWKLTEINDPSKLQSLRLSTRIKTDKIARLVYTNSGTAILALALNAIHLFWKWPRNDLNSSGKATTKASPQLVQPGSGVLMTNDLVDARTEEAVPCFALSKNDSYIMSASGGKISLFNTMTFKTMTTFMPAPPAATYLAFHPQDNNIVAVGMDDSTIHIYNVRVDEVKSKLMGHSKRIAGLAFSNVLNTLVSSGADAQVIVWSTDRWERKKNCVLQIPAGRTPPAMSGTQVQFHQDQIHLLVVHETLLAIYETTKLECLKQWNIGEFSAPISHATFSCDSQLVYASFVDGTLRIFGASNLQVRCQINPNAYLQPDVGSSVYPLAVAAHPQEPNQFAIGLTDGSIQVFEPLESEGKWGMPPSAENGASSSMPPAPPAVPLDKPQNMD, from the exons GTGGATGATAACCGATATTCGatgaagatattttttgaaattcgCAAGCAAAAGTATCTGGAAGCATTGGATAA GCTTGATCGGACCAAGGCTGTAGATATCCTCATGAAGGATCTCAAAGTTTTTGCCTCTTTTAATGAAGACTTGTTCAAAGAAATTACTCAGCTGCTTACATTGGATAATTTCAG GGAAAATGATCAACTCTCGAATTATAGAGATACAAAGTCAGCAAGAGCAATTATGTTGCTTGAGCTGAAAAAGCTTATGGAGTCAAATCCCCTTTTCCGTGACAAATTGCAGTatcctaacataaaaaattcaagattacgAATGCTTATCAACCAAAG CTTGAATTGGCAGCATTCCCTTTGTGGTAATCCAGGGCAAAATCCTGATATAAGAACCCTCTTTGTTGATCACAGTTGTAGAAATGCTAATCATGCATATCCCCAACTAGCAGCGAGCAATCACCTCATAGCTTCTGCACCAAAGCCTGAAGGTTTTCTCTCAGTAGTTGCAAATGGG TCATTCCAGCCTGCACCATCACCAGCACCAGCagcagcaccagcaccagcaccagcaccagtTCCAATACCAGTTCAAACACCTTTAACAACATGGATTTCCAATCCTGCAACTGTAACCCACCCAATAGTTCTCGGAGGAGGATTAAATTTCATCGGTCCAAATCCAG GTGTAGCAATGCCAAAAGGTCATGGGGATTCTGATGTGTCAAGACCAAGAGTTTCTGGGGCTTTGGACAGG GTAATGTTGGCAGGAAATAGTTCTGGTCAAAATCATTATGGCTTGGCTTTTAACATGACCGAAGAGTTGCCCAAGACTGTGGCACGGACATTAAATCAAGGCTCAGTTCCCACAAGCATGGACTTCCATCCTATCCAACAGACTCTACTTCTGG TTGGAACTGGTATCGGGGACATTACTTTGTGGGAAGTTAGTTCTAGGGAGAAGTTGGAGTCAAAAAGTTTTCAGGTATGGGATATTGGAGCAAGTTCAATGGTATTGAAG GCATCTATAATGAAGGACCCATCTGTTTCAGTTAAACGCGTATTATGGAGTCCTGATGGTTCTTTATTTG GGGTTGCATATTCTAAGCATATAGTACAGATATACACTTATTATGATGGACATGGTATTCGGCATCATGTAGAG ATTGATGCTCATATTGGAAGTGTAAATGACCTAGCATTTTGCAATCCCAAGCAACCAGCGGTCATTACTTGTGGTGACGACAAGACCATCAGG gtGTGGGAAGTGGCCACTGGTGCCGAATTGTATACGTTCAAAGGTCATGAAGCTCCTGTTCATTCTGTCTGCCCCCATTCTAGGGAAACTGTTCAT TTTGTCTTTTCGACATCAGTGGATGGAAAAATAAAGGCGTGGTTGTATGACATGATGGGGTCTAGGGTTGATTATGATGCTCCTGGTCGATCATGCTCCACGATGGCATATAGCGCTGATGGGAAAAG GCTATTTTCATGCGGGACCAATCAAGATGGGGAGTCACACATGGTGGAATGGAATGAAAATGAAGGTACTATAAAGAGAACCTACCAAGGCTTTCACAAGCGTTCTTTGGGTGTTGTTCAATTTGATACTACCAAGAATAGATTCTTGGCTGTCGGCGATGACTACTTGATCAAATTCTGGGATATGGATAGTCCTTCTCTTTTGACAACCATTGATGCAGAGGGAGGCCTACCA ACAAGTCCACGTATTCGATTCAATAAAGGAGGGAACCTGTTGGCTGTTTCTGCTAATGATAATAGAATCAAAATCTTGGCGACAGTTGATGGTCTCTGTTTGATGCGCACATTTGAAAGCCATTCACTGGTTGCCTCGAGAGTTGGAATTGCATCTGAGGCACCGATAAAG AATGGTGACTCTAGAAGCTCAGAAGGTGTAAAAACAAGGGTGCCCGAAGAAGTACACCCACCAAAGATATGGAAGCTCACTGAGATTAATGATCCTTCCAAGCTTCAGTCATTGAGGCTCTCCACTCGCATTAAAACAGATAAG ATTGCGAGGTTGGTCTACACAAATTCAGGCACTGCCATCTTGGCACTTGCATTAAATGCTATTCATCTATTTTGGAAGTGGCCTCGAAATGACCTTAATTCGAGTGGGAAG GCAACAACCAAGGCTTCCCCTCAATTGGTGCAACCAGGATCTGGCGTATTAATGACTAATGATCTAGTTGATGCTAGAACAGAAGAGGCTGTGCCGTGTTTCGCTTTGTCCAAGAATGATTCCTACATCATGTCAGCATCTGGAGGGAAAATTTCCTTGTTCAACACAATGACATTCAAG ACTATGACAACATTCATGCCTGCACCACCTGCAGCGACGTATCTTGCGTTTCATCCTCAAGATAACAATATTGTTGCAGTGGGAATGGATGATTCCACAATACACATATATAACGTTCGTGTGGATGAG GTCAAGAGCAAACTTATGGGTCACTCTAAGAGAATCGCTGGTCTTGCCTTCTCTAATGTGCTGAATACCCTTGTTTCCTCAGGTGCAGATGCTCAG GTTATAGTGTGGAGCACTGATAGGtgggaaaggaagaagaattgTGTGTTGCAGATTCCAGCTGGAAGGACACCTCCAGCAATGTCAGGCACCCAAGTCCAGTTTCACCAAGATCAAATCCATTTGCTTGTTGTACATGAGACTCTGCTCGCCATTTATGAAACAACAAAACTTGAATGCTTAAAACAG TGGAACATTGGAGAATTTTCAGCACCTATCTCCCATGCAACATTCTCTTGTGATAGCCAGTTGGTTTATGCCAGCTTCGTGGATGGAACTTTGCGCATATTTGGTGCATCAAATCTTCAAGTGAGATGCCAGATTAATCCAAATGCCTACCTTCAACCAGATGTCGG TTCTTCAGTATATCCACTAGCAGTTGCTGCACATCCCCAAGAACCTAATCAGTTTGCCATCGGCCTAACAGATGGAAGTATTCAAGTTTTCGAGCCTCTTGAATCTGAGGGCAAATGGGGCATGCCCCCATCTGCCGAAAATGGAGCATCAAGTAGCATGCCACCCGCGCCTCCAGCTGTCCCCTTAGATAAACCCCAGAACATGGACTGA